A stretch of the Haloarcula ordinaria genome encodes the following:
- a CDS encoding DUF1109 domain-containing protein has protein sequence MDFDIDSGKLLYALGVLFAAAAFLYFVRDVVFGLSITVKAVLLLLAFVGFFVAGVAVQRDVLDVVGFALSGIAYVVFVGYVVVRYDPGETGTFLLLAASAAVFLGLGYVLRMRELTVSRRTATAVVAALVVLGTVFVGVDAVGGGVTYDLETESSVTVEPPTRVPDRGYVSTEVTVGTVTASNEFVFTRAFDLPSLRGCLLGVEDPPNREFWVGYESAAFDQGSIIRGQTTRTFDVRADVLVDANQTEPVTYAVERDADCEGERSSPTLVVWVVDDRN, from the coding sequence GCTCTTCGCCGCCGCGGCGTTCCTCTACTTCGTCCGCGACGTAGTGTTCGGGCTCTCGATTACGGTCAAAGCCGTCTTGCTGTTGCTGGCGTTCGTCGGCTTCTTCGTGGCCGGCGTGGCGGTCCAGCGCGACGTGCTCGACGTGGTCGGGTTCGCGCTGTCGGGCATCGCCTACGTCGTCTTCGTCGGCTACGTCGTCGTCCGGTACGACCCCGGGGAGACCGGTACCTTCCTCCTGCTCGCCGCTTCGGCCGCCGTGTTCCTCGGCCTCGGCTACGTCCTCCGGATGCGCGAGCTGACGGTATCACGCCGGACAGCCACCGCCGTCGTCGCCGCCCTCGTGGTCCTGGGTACGGTGTTCGTCGGCGTCGACGCCGTCGGTGGTGGCGTGACCTACGACCTCGAGACGGAATCGTCGGTCACCGTCGAGCCGCCGACGCGAGTCCCGGACCGGGGGTACGTGTCGACGGAAGTCACCGTCGGCACGGTCACCGCGAGCAACGAGTTCGTGTTCACGAGAGCCTTCGACCTCCCGTCGTTGCGCGGGTGTCTGCTCGGCGTCGAGGACCCGCCGAACCGGGAGTTCTGGGTCGGGTACGAGTCCGCGGCCTTCGATCAGGGGAGCATCATCCGCGGGCAGACGACACGTACCTTCGACGTCCGGGCTGACGTGCTGGTCGACGCCAACCAGACCGAACCGGTGACCTACGCGGTCGAACGGGATGCAGACTGCGAGGGCGAGCGGTCGTCACCGACGCTCGTGGTATGGGTCGTAGACGACCGGAACTGA
- a CDS encoding YccF domain-containing protein, giving the protein MSDQPSLVVRAVWFLLVGWWATGIWLSVAWLLNVTIIGIPLGIMMINKVPLVLTLKRRDPLVVESGRGAQYPLLVRAVWFVFVGWWASGVWMGVAYTLSLTIVGLPLAIWMYNKLPYIVSLYAY; this is encoded by the coding sequence ATGAGCGACCAACCCTCCCTTGTCGTCCGCGCGGTGTGGTTCCTGCTGGTCGGCTGGTGGGCGACCGGCATCTGGCTCTCCGTCGCGTGGCTGTTGAACGTCACTATCATCGGCATTCCGCTGGGCATCATGATGATAAACAAGGTCCCGCTGGTCCTGACGCTCAAGCGGCGCGACCCACTGGTCGTCGAGAGCGGGCGCGGGGCCCAGTACCCACTGCTCGTCCGGGCGGTGTGGTTCGTCTTCGTCGGCTGGTGGGCCAGCGGTGTCTGGATGGGCGTCGCCTACACCCTCTCGCTGACTATCGTGGGCCTCCCGCTGGCTATCTGGATGTACAACAAACTGCCGTACATCGTCTCGCTGTACGCGTACTGA
- a CDS encoding aminopeptidase — MDSRIREHASVVVDHSLDLSEGDNLVIDAHPVSEDLVVALHELAADRGVNPLVVQDRLGERYTRAYLRNREEFETPSHVMALYEEMDAYIAIRGSANVTETSDVDPETNAAYSQAQRPLLDERLSKPWCLTQYPAAANAQLAQMSTEGYENFVWDAVNKDWDAVKEHQSQMVDILDPADEVHIVSGDTTDVRMSVAGNPTLNDYGERNLPGGEVFTAPVADSVEGEVLFDKPLYHQGREITGVSLRFENGQVVSHSAEKNEALLTEVLDTDEGARYLGELGIGMNRDIDRFTYNMLFDEKMGDTVHMAVGRAYEDTVGEENEQNESAVHVDMIVDMSEDSYIEVDGERVQEDGTFIFEE, encoded by the coding sequence ATGGACTCGCGTATCCGCGAACACGCTTCTGTCGTCGTCGACCACTCGCTGGACCTGAGCGAGGGCGACAACCTCGTCATCGACGCCCACCCGGTCTCCGAGGACCTCGTGGTCGCGCTCCACGAACTGGCCGCCGACCGCGGGGTCAACCCGCTGGTCGTCCAGGACCGGCTCGGCGAGCGCTACACCCGCGCGTACCTGCGCAACCGGGAGGAGTTCGAGACGCCCAGCCACGTCATGGCCCTCTACGAGGAGATGGACGCGTACATCGCCATCCGGGGCAGCGCCAACGTCACGGAGACCAGCGACGTCGACCCCGAGACCAACGCGGCCTACTCGCAGGCCCAGCGCCCGCTGCTGGACGAACGCCTCTCGAAGCCGTGGTGTCTCACCCAGTACCCCGCGGCCGCGAACGCGCAACTGGCCCAGATGTCCACCGAGGGCTACGAGAACTTCGTCTGGGACGCCGTCAACAAAGACTGGGACGCCGTGAAGGAACACCAGTCCCAGATGGTCGACATCCTCGACCCGGCCGACGAGGTCCACATCGTCTCCGGTGACACCACCGACGTGCGGATGTCCGTCGCGGGCAACCCGACGCTCAACGACTACGGCGAGCGCAACCTCCCCGGTGGCGAGGTCTTCACCGCCCCCGTCGCCGACAGCGTCGAGGGCGAGGTGCTGTTCGACAAGCCGCTGTACCACCAGGGCCGCGAGATCACCGGCGTCTCGCTGCGGTTCGAGAACGGGCAGGTCGTCTCCCACAGCGCCGAGAAGAACGAAGCCCTGTTGACCGAGGTGCTGGACACCGACGAGGGCGCTCGCTACCTGGGCGAGCTGGGTATCGGGATGAACCGTGACATCGACCGCTTCACGTACAACATGCTGTTCGACGAGAAGATGGGCGACACCGTCCACATGGCGGTCGGTCGCGCGTACGAGGACACGGTGGGCGAGGAGAACGAACAGAACGAGTCGGCCGTCCACGTCGACATGATCGTCGACATGAGCGAGGACTCGTACATCGAGGTCGACGGCGAACGCGTCCAGGAGGACGGGACGTTTATTTTCGAGGAGTAG
- a CDS encoding ArsR/SmtB family transcription factor, translating to MSLLPSRDPAIPDAEPRVIGVDSEDADDVLSALSAGTARKLLSELNREPAPPGELADRVDTSLQNAQYHLKKLKKAGAVEIVDTAYSEKGREMDVYAPANQPLVICAGDEQETSGLRAALANFLGGLAIVGFASLLVQQVFGASLFGGPTVQSGSADTVSQNPSFYLDDGAVADGGTETAVGAIDAATQGGTAAVSGLSPGLAFFAGGAFVLVALVAIWYVR from the coding sequence ATGTCGTTGCTGCCCTCTCGGGACCCGGCGATACCGGACGCCGAGCCCAGAGTCATCGGGGTCGACAGCGAAGATGCAGACGACGTGTTGTCGGCCCTCTCGGCAGGGACTGCGCGGAAGCTACTGTCGGAGCTCAACCGCGAACCCGCACCGCCGGGCGAGCTGGCCGACCGCGTCGACACCTCGCTGCAGAACGCGCAGTACCACCTGAAGAAGCTCAAGAAGGCCGGTGCCGTCGAGATCGTCGACACCGCGTACTCCGAGAAAGGCAGAGAGATGGACGTCTACGCGCCGGCGAATCAGCCGCTCGTCATCTGTGCCGGCGACGAACAGGAGACTTCGGGGCTGCGGGCCGCGCTGGCGAACTTCCTCGGCGGCCTCGCCATCGTCGGGTTCGCGAGCCTGCTCGTCCAGCAGGTCTTCGGGGCCAGCCTGTTCGGTGGCCCGACGGTCCAGAGCGGGAGTGCGGACACGGTCAGTCAGAACCCGAGTTTCTACCTGGACGACGGGGCCGTCGCCGACGGCGGGACCGAGACCGCAGTCGGCGCGATAGACGCCGCCACACAGGGCGGCACGGCGGCCGTGAGCGGACTCTCCCCGGGCCTGGCGTTCTTCGCCGGCGGCGCGTTCGTCCTCGTCGCGCTCGTCGCCATCTGGTACGTCCGATAA